A region from the Gallus gallus isolate bGalGal1 chromosome 25, bGalGal1.mat.broiler.GRCg7b, whole genome shotgun sequence genome encodes:
- the CRNN gene encoding cornulin isoform X1, translating into MAQLQENINGIITVFYTYARSDGDSSTLSRGELRQLIEQEFGDVITDAWDPRTVDEVLFFLDEDSSGKIDFGEFLSLIFRVAKACHRQLQQYLEPEYDQELTVQEEADGEQQHKQVLEQGVSEQVQEGGTPQQDQDTQQHQESEEPKNHQGTQQKQEGGTPKYQDTQKIEKSEIPKVQDTQKTQEVETPKNNESTQQKKSETPKDNQDTHQDDRAKTPEQSPKRGENVVTKSPEEDRNTQEAEKTPKHDPKPHQDKVTETPKLGQDHHQRHELKPAEQSHTSPTKTPGGTTDKTKDHVAHWQDPSPKGTQELPPPVRGTSPHPDPQPSGTQHDPAHLPNPTVIVREGSGAEAERVPGQQQHGAHGKGKHVAEQEHLQPQWPPRK; encoded by the exons ATGGCCCAGCTCCAGGAGAACATCAATGGCATCATCACTGTCTTCTACACCTATGCCAGGAGTGACGGCGACAGCAGCACCCTGAGCAGGGGGGAGCTGCGGCAGCTCATTGAGCAGGAGTTTGGGGATGTGATCACG GATGCCTGGGATCCCAGAACTGTTGACGAGGTGTTGTTCTTCCTTGATGAAGACAGCAGTGGCAAGATTGACTTTGGTGAGTTCCTCAGCCTGATTTTCCGCGTGGCCAAGGCTTGCCACAGGCAACTCCAGCAGTACCTGGAGCCAGAATATGATCAGGAGTTGACGGTGCAAGAGGAGGCAGATGGGGAGCAGCAACACAAGCAGGTCCTGGAGCAGGGGGTGAGCGAGCAGGTGCAGGAGGGTGGGACACCCCAACAGGATCAGGACacccaacagcaccaagagaGTGAGGAACCGAAGAACCACCAAGGCACCCAACAGAAACAGGAAGGTGGGACACCAAAGTACCAGGACACCCAAAAGATTGAGAAGAGTGAGATACCAAAGGTTCAGGATACTCAAAAGACCCAGGAGGTTGAGACACCGAAGAACAATGAAAGCACCCAACAGAAAAAGAGTGAGACACCAAAGGACAACCAGGACACTCATCAGGATGACAGGGCCAAGACACCAGAACAGAGTCCAAAGAGAGGTGAGAATGTGGTCACCAAGTCTCCAGAGGAGGACAGAAATAcccaagaagctgaaaaaacaccaaaacatgACCCAAAACCCCACCAGGACAAAGTGACCGAGACACCAAAGCTGGGACAGGACCACCACCAGAGGCATGAACTgaagccagcagagcagagccacacTTCTCCCACCAAGACACCAGGAGGAACCACAGACAAGACTAAGGACCATGTGGCCCATTGGCAGGACCCCAGCCCCAAAGGGACCCAAGAGCTGCCACCTCCAGTGAGGGGCACAAGCCCCCACCCAGATCCCCAGCCCTCAGGGACCCAGCACGACCCGGCTCACCTCCCCAACCCCACAGTGATAGTGCGAGaaggcagtggggctgaggctgAACGTGTCCCAGGACAACAGCAACATGGGGCTCATGGCAAAGGAAAACACGTGGCGGAGCAGGAGCACCTGCAGCCTCAGTGGCCTCCGAGGAAGTAA